tCAGAGCAGGTTCACTCGTTTTTGGATTAAATGCCTGAGTGGATCCTAGactcatatttatttttatatcaagtCTCTTAATCTTAATTTCGTTCCTACCTAATATGGCACAAATTATAGTTCTTGAAAAGCGAAAAtgagattctttttaaaatcaatagaCGTTTAGCATATTGTTGAGGCTGGGTGGACCCCACCGACTACAGCAGTGGTTGAATGGACAACCGTTGAAACACGTACTCGTCTTTCGAATGATAAAGCCTTAAATTCTctttgtcaagctctttcaccatctgaattctaACCAGTTTCACAATGTGAaactgctcaagaagcatggacAATTTTGGAAActacatatgaaggcacaaaaattgtaaaatctgccaagcttcaaatgttagTTTTTCAGTTTGAAGGAATAAAGATGTAAGAGCATGCACCTTTCAGTGAGTTTTACACAAAGATCAACGACTTGAGAAATTCCATTGGGAGTCTCGGGAAAAAGATCTCGGAtgcaaaactcattaaaatgatactaagatctttgctcgAGCGTTTCAGAATAAAAGTCACTACTATTGAAGATAGCAAGGATCTTGATGCGATAACTTATAGGATCTTTTCAAACCTATGAGTTTTTCCTACCCCCTGTCAAGAAGGTGATTCTATTGCACTTAAAACTATTAAGGAATCACCATGCTTGCAAGGAATTTAAGAAAACTGATGAAGAAtcagaaattcaaaaacaagttttctgaaaaattcaAGAATGACCCCAAGGGAGCTGAACAAGATGAAGCTGACAAGAAGGATCCAAGAGGTCCCAGATGCTATAAGCGTTCAAACATTGGTCATATACGGGcagattgtgggaatctcaagcaggcaAAGGGAAAGGTTCTCAACACTACTCTCAGCGATGATTTAGAGGAATAAGGGACTTCAGTTAAAGAGCAAAAACTTATGGCCTTTATTGCTCCCCATGCTGATCCTAAGGAGTCTCAATCTTTTTACTCTGAGACTAGTAGTGATgaggaagaactcaaggaggcttacaaaaTCCTATATGTCAAGTGCATGAAGCTGAGAGAGACAAGTCAACAAAATAGCTGGAGCTAAATGAATTGAAGACTGAAAAAAGCACATTGCTTTAGAAGAACAAGAACTTGGAGGATGAGTTGATAGAAGCATAGTTGAAGTTAGAAAGGATCAATAATAACAAACTAACCCAGATGCTGTCAGTACATAATAGCTCATCTGACAAAACTTGCCTCGTGTATGTAGCTTCTAGTTTTGATATTGCCTCTACTTCTAAAACTGTGTTTGTAAAGCCTACAGTTCCAGAGCCCCAGATTGCCTATGTGGATAAGAACAAGGGTATAACTGGGGGAGAGATTAATGTATCTGTTGAACCAGTTAAAAGTTCCCTCAACAAAAAAAGCCTGCCCACATGCTATCATTGTGGCATCggcggtcacatccgacccaactGTCCACAGCTTCGTGCTCATAAGCCGAATGTCAAGAAGGAAGAATTCAGGAAAGCTAAATCAAGCATTCAACCACCCAAGGCACATCAAGCTCCTCGGCATCAGAAACAACAACAAAGATTTATTCCTGCCAATAGACAGTTTGGCAAGATTTTACAAAACAAATCCAGGTACTTCAAGCTAAAGCCGCATGAGCCCAACAATAACCATCTCTATGAAGGTTTATTAAGCATGATGCAGAGTGCCCTGAGCAAATTGGACATATTAGACAAGGCCTTCAACCTTGCTCCTAGGGtcaagaaggtatgggtaagaaaggatgagacaattcacccTCTAAGggagagtggactcacctagtaggtgagtacatggcatgcctaggtaTTTATGACCAGTTTTATGCATTGCATCATTTTAACATTGATATTTTTACTATGTTTGCATTCTTGGTTCGAACTATTTTATCCTgtttattctctatttttcttttagagaATCTTCTGTAGGTATTTATAAGGATGACAAAAAAGACACGTCtggtggctgcttttctgtcttgttAATTTCAAACATCTCTATGAGAATAGGTttgcttttaccttacatgctagaattagattttatcttcttctctgAAAAGCATGTTTTagtgtgttttaatttttttttttttgttaaattaaattaataataataataataagaataaaaaaatggtgGGGAAGATGCAGTtcaaaagtttttttcttttgttttaacttttcagatatcttaatgatttatgcttacatataatTGATTGATATCTATAGTCTGATATCTATTGAGTTTCTCTACTGCATCTAAAAAGTTGGATAGTTTATTCCTCTCATGCGATgaatttgtgcactatccaaagctcccttaaggtaaATTCTCTTATCTCTGGTTTTTGACACTGAAGATTTTATTAAGAGATAATTTTTGCctagatagtcaaattgaccaactcgctagttgaacctagaaccaaaaaattctggcattttttcTTGGTTacaacaccaagtgataaaaagcattaaattttcaaaaaatatggataaataaaaaagatccactgctttatTGTGCTGATAAATCTGTTCATatacttgtccctatagaaagagtcagtgatcaaatcattgcagaaagaAACGATCACTAATGGACTAAGTTAAAGAAAACGGGCTATAACTTAGGGGAGTGtctcagatgagggtgactaaaCCCTAGTAAGATAAGTTTTGGATTTCGACTaatcaaaaaatatatgttttccTTATAgaaaattctgtgttttcaacTTTATCAGTGAACATATGCCTTGTTGAGAAAGCTTCCACACACGACACGCATAGAAAGAGTAGagtaaaatatttcaaaaaaattcatctGCAGAGATTCTTTGGCTCATTaattacttgactctcaattatatatttgcatttttttatttgctatttAACTGTATTATCAGTTTtaaatacatgcgtgttctgaagctaacattaaaaaaattccgTTGTCAGCTATTTTTCTcaacttttagtttttttttttttttttttgtggagagTCCGGACCTCGGTTGCTAGAGTCCGGACACGTTGATCAGTGAATTAATCAACTTGGCCCATCCAAACAGGCATCTTGACCGTTCGGGCACATGACCTAGGTTTTTAAAACCTATCACTTTCTCTCCCAGCCACCGCACCTCATTCTTCTCTTGAGTTGTTTGGGTCCCCCTGCTATTGTTAAGCTGTTGTTTTACTGTTTATTGCGTTTGTTGTTGTTTTACTGAGTTTACTGCGTTCTTCTGTTGTTAAGTTGTtgttgtatgtatgctctatactctATGCTCTGTGCTTGATCAGTATATGTTTCACTACTATATCATGCTAAAAAATCATGCTTTGCTAAACCatattctcttaaaactaaacaatccagcatttcatcaaaacactttgaaatcattcaaatcatgctttcttcataaaacataaacagttcaacatgacatgttctcaaacaatttgtataatttaaatctcaaacGCAGCACaaactcaaacactttaaatcaattcaacacacttcactcatgcatcatttcctaaacatcattgatataatttgaacataatcaaaACTATTCAAAtgatccaaaacatatatttcatcatATAGTCGATTCGgaattataaaacaatatatattttacaaatccataacatataaaaatagtagtttctcagtgagtaaaatattcACCTTAGATCACTTGTACTCCCAACTCCAAACGACTCTAAGTTCAATCGCAAAATGCCGCTAAAAAACAACACATTGTATTATTTAGTATTCTAACTAATAACCACACTAGGTAgcattttgaatcgctcaaagcTACGTTATAAATTACCCATTAAACCCTAaaatttctaaatattttttcataatttctaATCACTTCTTAAACACAATGTTGTAAACTCATAAGCATTACTTAGGAttaaacacacaaaaataacactttaacaaaatacctttgagttagggtttatcaaaaACATACCAAAAGTTCGCCAAGCCAACACCCAATGCTCGGGAACCTCCTtgcaactccaaaccacacaaaatctaaagaaaaaactaagttaaactcatttctacaagatttattaaaatctccaaaatgtgagtttagcgatttacctcaaaatgtTCGGTCAAAAAGTAGATCCGGCTTTGAGGATTacgttaccgaagtcggatctaagattggacaGCTGGATTTCAAGAAATCACTGTTTTTAGGTGAAAAAACCGAGAGACGGGGAGAAATTTTCGGTTCTGCCGAGAAGAAAAGAGGCGACCTGCCTCTTTAAATCAGGTCCCGTTCGGACGGGCCTCAAGTGCCGTTCGGACGCATCAGGTTTGGCGTCCGAACGCGCGACCATTTAAGGCTGCCCGAACGCGCCAcatattattcatttatttttctttaattcttgaACTCTAAAAATATTCAATGCACATCCTATTGCATTTTTTAGTCATCTAATTAACTTTAGTCGTTTATCCTCTAAATTTTACtcttaaatgataaattatattcGGGACATCACAGAACCCCCTCCATTGAAGACTTGAGGATGTTATTTGATCCTCAACGGGTTGAAGAGTGGCATGAAGAGATGAGGAACGTTCCCATTGGATGGCTGCAATCTCCTCACCGGCTCCTGGCTCGTATCATGATTCAGAATTTATGGCCCCTCTCCAGAAACAGCAATATCACCATTCGTAGGGCCAGATTTTTATATGCCATCATCAGACGTGTTCCCTTTTGTCTTTGTAAGCACATAGTTCAAACTATGATAGAGATGCTGGAGGAACATAAGTTGTGATTACCTTATGGTTGCCTGGTGACAAGGATTTGCTTGAAGTTTGTCAAGGACATTCCTGCATATGAGCCTAATGTCAAACCAGACGGATCTTTTGAGAATCATACaatgatgaagtccaatgctcaacTACAGAGGCATATGGATCCAGAAGAGCAAGATCATCCAGCTCCACGTGCCCATCCAGAGCCGTCAGCAACTTCTCCTCTCAGGGGCCACCTTCCGGTGATGTGGTATTGAGTGCACTGGAGCATATCACGAGCCAGCTGCAGTCTATGCAAGCTCAGTTCTAGTCTATGGACACCCGTTTGACTGAGCATTTACAGTTTGTTGAAGAGCAATTCCAAGTGCTAGATGCCAAGGTGGAGCGAATCAACATCAATATGAGGGCATATCAACAACATTAGGGCTCAGACCACGAAGGAGTTTAaaccattgtgatttattttattattttgtttaccctttgtcctgctgagacaaaaacgatgagtaattttaatttttggtataagtcgtttttgtcccagaatggccaaatggggagtttgttgatttatttttattggctacattctggttgacaaaaatgcTTTCATACCAGGAATTGCTATAAGAGGGACACCGCATTTCCAGAATCTTCCAAAAGaatattgtagaatattaattccaatataGAATGGACTGATCAAGACTtgaatctgcacagaatatcTCTAAAGAAGGCATGTTCTTGTTGAAGGAAATATTCTGGAGACTTTACAGCTAAGAAAGTCAGTTTTCCCTAGAGCCCGTTTGGACTCCCAGATGCCAGAGTCTGGACGCAAGCCACCGAGAGCAGAAGTTTTAAGAAGGTCCAAGCGGCTCAGCAGACAGGAGCCACCAAGAGCAAAAGTCCTATGAAGGTCTAGACGGCCTAGCAAACACGTGCTAGAGAGAACAAAAGTCTACAAAAAGGTCCAGACGCCACCTATGAAATCCGAGTTTGAGTAGAACTAGGTTTTTTTATGCCTgtttaaaggggcttctaggtTGCTTATTTGTAAGGAATCTATATAGAATTCCATTATGTtaagagagagtgtttaggcagaaattgttagatgtgctaactctcttagagtatttgtgtgatttgatcaatcaTTACAGCCCAActtaaggaggagccctaagttgAAAtaatccattgaagaacccttcagacAGGCagtctggttgggaggcgttcacgtaaAGGTaaatgtcagagttaaaggtacgactactgcattaggttatgtgagtacgactgctttgtaactagctttttcttctgaatagttgatttcctaggtttggctgccccgaagttgtttttctttttgtccaaagagtttccacttcgtcaccagGATATCTGTCTTCATTGCTTTACTACTTCACAcattttggttgcatgtttggttgtgatcacacacacacacacacattaggagtcaaatttattttttaattggtatcagagcaggttcactcatttttggattaaattcctGAGTGGATCGTAGACTCCTATTTGTTTTTATATCATGTCTCTTAATCTTAATtctattcctgcctttgatggctcgaattATAGTTATCGGAAAGCGAGAATGagattcttttttaaatcaatagaCGTCTGGCACATTGTTGAGTTTGGGTGGATCCCACCGACTACAGCAATTGCAGAATGGACTACCGTTGAAACACGTACTCgtctttccaatgataaagccttaAATACTCTTTGTCAAGttctttcaccatctgaattctcaCGAATTTCACATTGTGAAattgctcaagaagcatgggcAATACTGGAAACTACATATAAAGGCACAAAAATTGtcaaatctgccaagcttcaaatgttagTTTTTCAGTTTGAATGAATAAAGATGCAAGATGATGAAccttttaatgagttttacaccaagatcaGCGACCTTAAAAATTTCATGGTAAGTCTCGCGAAGAAGATTTCGGATGCAATACTCATTAAAAAGATACTGAGaactttgcccgagcgtttcggAATAAAAGTCACTACAGTATTAGTGCCATGTGGAATATGCGATTATTCTGCTTATCGACCATTTATTTATGTCGTCGCTTTACAAAACTTTACTTACAACTTTTGCCAAATCCTTTGTCTATTCGTTCAGCTCGGTTAATATTTTCATCGAGTTTTTCGTTAGTgaccacaaaaaaaaacactggaaaaaatggtttttattaGCGACTTTGTGTAACCACCACtattaattgaaaatttgtggcctttttttttaaaataaataataataataataacaatcttaattaattatgtagtGATAAAGTGCATACAAAATCACTTGGGcatacgaaatcgcaatcttaattaattatgttgGGACGATTCAATGCAAGAGAAGAAAACGCTTAGTTGTTTCTCATTTCAACTCCCATCAAAATAAGAACAGATCGATATGCAAAAGACACGGAGTTAAGGGGGATGTTCCAATACACGTACGTTAATGTTGATTTGGTCAAAATGAGAGACATATAGAGGATATGTTGTCTCTAGGACTCCACTGACGTGTTCaactcatttttgttttaacatCACATATTCTCGATCAATCATGAGGGACAGGGTCAACTCCATATacccataatatatatatatatatcaatgtaaAATTCACTAATGAGGAATTGGCCAAAGCAACAATAGTAGAACTGAACTATTCCATTAACCAAAACCGTCAAATTTGGCTGCATGTTCTCTTAGTACATATATATGCGTCGTTCATTACGTAGTTCTTAAAGAATTGTTCccccattaaataaaaaattgataaccATTGAAGACTTACCAAGTCTAATATCTTCTCCGTGGAAGTTAAAACATAGACCTGTTCAGTGACTCTAATCCATaaatacgtgccttccaatgcAACATTTCTTACCCCTCACCCAATAAGCAAGAATACACAGCATAGTACTCAAAGGTGGAGATAacctcaaaaatgatgaaaggcGTTCCTAGGTATCTGGTAACCGTGCTCGTCTTGGCTTTGGCATGCTCCCTTGCCTCTGCATATGACCCCAGTCCTCTTCAAGATTTCTGCGTTTCAACCAACGATTCTGCATATGGAGGTATGAAGTCATTTGAAGCATCTATCTGTaatcttgtatttttgtttttttaccctGCCCCTCTTGTCAGTACTCTacatacaaatatatttattctcggttctttttatataacaaGCTTTTCCTTCTCCATGCAGTATTTGTGAATGGAAAGTTCTGCAAGGACCCCAAACTTGTCTCTGCCAATGACTTCTTCTTCTCCGGACTAAACATTCCCAGAGATACATCAAATCCACTTGGATCGACCGTCACTCTCCTGAATGTGGACAAAATACTAGGCCTCAACACTTTAGGCATATCCTTGGCTCGCATTGACTTTGCACCATACGGCCTAAATCCTCCCCACATTCACCCTCGTGGAACCGAGATTCTTGTAGTCCTAGAGGGTACTCTATTAGTTGGTTTTGTCACATCCAACACAGATAACCGTCTCTTCACCAAAGTTCTTAATGCTGGAGACGTCTTTGTCTTCCCAATTGGCCTCATACACTTCCAGTTTAATTCTGGGCATACCAATGCCGTAGCCTTTGCCGGTCTCAGCAGCCAGAATCCTGGGGTCATCACCATAGCAAATGCAGTCTTTGGATCTAATCCTCCAATCAATCCTGATGTTCTCGCCAAGGCCTTCCAACTAGACAGAAATGTGATTAATTATCTTCAGAAAAAGTTCTAGTGGGACaattattagataaatatttgtaattgCAAATAATGAATCATTAGATGGTTCGGATGATGCTTGCCATGCATTATTCCCTTGTTGTAACAACATATCAATAACTTCAAtgaaataaattcttttttatatatacactctctctctctctctctctctctctctctctatttttttttttttctttgtcacgGAGTGATAATGGAGGTAGAACAAGTGCATGATTAAAGTTAAGTACATTTTGAATCCACAATGTTTGAGATATCACTCCTAACTTCTCTGGATACATGCCCTTCAAATATTCTTTTTAGAAAAACTAAAATTCGacaacaaataaatatttctttaaaTCAAAAGTAAACCTTTGGtcatattttctcttaaatCTAAGTAAGTTATATTGAGGCCGCATTATCAATTATAATGAAACAACATTATTAATTAGTCTTTATATCGCAAAATACTAACTTCCTAATCTATCAGGCCTAAAGAGGGGTGAATAGATGTTGGGGAAGGCCCACAATCTTCTCCATGATTTTTGAATAAGTTGAAAATATTATCTTTGATGCATGGCAAAAACATTACATATCGGTAGTAACATGTGAGCCCCTGAAACCCTGCCTGGGCCATGGCACCATTGTCGTCGTTGCTATCTTTTCAAGGTCCATTGATACATCCTGGCTGGAAATTACATGTCCCAAGTACGTAGTTTACATGTTTCTGACGAAATTGACACTTTTCCTTCTTCACAAATATTAAATGATTATCCCTCAAAAGTTGTAGAAAAATCCTAAGATCCTCTAAATGTTCGGCCCACGACTTGTTATAAATTAAATATCATCAAAGAATACAAGCACATATGTTGTGAGAAGCTCGATCTTGAAAGTCTCATACAAAAGAGATTGGAAAGTTTTTTGATTGGAAAGTTGACGGTGCGTTGGTCAAACCAAATGGCATCATGAGAAATTGATAGTGCCCTTGATTCGTATCGAATGTTGTTTTCTCAATATCTTCTTTCGCCATACGAATTTGTTGATAACCAAATCGAATGTCCAATTTGGGAAGAAAAATGTGGGCTCCACTCAACTCGTCTAAAAGCTCATCAAATAACCATTATTGGGAATTTGGGAAAGTGAAGCATTGATGACGTGAGAGACTCTCAAATTCGGGTTTTATACTCGATACAG
The sequence above is drawn from the Alnus glutinosa chromosome 11, dhAlnGlut1.1, whole genome shotgun sequence genome and encodes:
- the LOC133881890 gene encoding germin-like protein subfamily 1 member 7, with the translated sequence MMKGVPRYLVTVLVLALACSLASAYDPSPLQDFCVSTNDSAYGVFVNGKFCKDPKLVSANDFFFSGLNIPRDTSNPLGSTVTLLNVDKILGLNTLGISLARIDFAPYGLNPPHIHPRGTEILVVLEGTLLVGFVTSNTDNRLFTKVLNAGDVFVFPIGLIHFQFNSGHTNAVAFAGLSSQNPGVITIANAVFGSNPPINPDVLAKAFQLDRNVINYLQKKF